From a region of the Triticum aestivum cultivar Chinese Spring chromosome 7D, IWGSC CS RefSeq v2.1, whole genome shotgun sequence genome:
- the LOC123166205 gene encoding E3 ubiquitin-protein ligase SINA-like 10 has product MELSMVSMDLTLLHCPLCLRPLKPPVYECKGGHLACADCCVERPGNQRQCQKCERGGGFDVRNTAVDAVLSSARVECPHEGCGLYVTYHKLADHLSVCPLAPCKCLVPVCGYEGPPPALSHHITTVHAMPMHRIQYGNALQLQVPLSEPRLLPFAEEDGRAFFLVGGVLDIGAPIAVSVVCIKAGASPLPHYVAKLWANGPPGEPKGRTDAVKVEMEVTCSKDPGDVAVQELTFFTIPPKPLAGAKLVSLHIQIDKLTS; this is encoded by the exons atggagctctctatggtctcgatggacctcaccttgctccactgccccttgtgcctccgccccttgaagcctccagtgtatgag tgcaagggagggcacctggcctgcgcggactgctgcgtcgagcgccccgggaaccagcggcagtgccagaagtgtgagcgtggcggtggcttcgacgtgcggaacacggcggtggacgccgtcctctcctcggcgagggtggagtgcccgcacgaaggctgtgggctctacgtcacttaccacaagctcgccgatcacctgagcgtgtgtccgctcgcgccctgcaaatgcctcgtgcccgtctgcggctacgaaggcccgccgccagcgctctcccaccacatcaccACCGTGCATGCCATGCCCATgcataggatccagtacggcaacgcgctccagctgcaagtgccactgtcggagccacgactcttgccgttcgcggaggaggacggccgcgcatttttcttggtcggcggtgtgctcgacatcggcgcgcctatcgccgtgtcggtcgtctgcatcaaagcgggggcatccccactaccgcactacgtggcgaagctgtgggcgaacggcccgccgggggagcccaaaggcaggaccgacgctgtcaaggtggaaatggaggtgacatgcagcaaggatcccggcgatgtCGCTGTGCAGGAGCTCACCTTCTTCACAATTCCACCCAAGccgctggccggggctaagctggtgtccctccacattcagattgacaagctcacgtcctaa